Proteins encoded together in one Miscanthus floridulus cultivar M001 chromosome 16, ASM1932011v1, whole genome shotgun sequence window:
- the LOC136514089 gene encoding uncharacterized protein — protein sequence MAGSTRAAHKAFLLCNYTLLGAASACIFLTLSLRLAPSACGLLLVFLHALTAVFAAAGCSGSFTEGGAGAGRAHAAHTAGAVLTAIFQGAAALLAFTRTADFLAELRSYVREEDGEVILKLIGGLGTAIFVLEWAALALAFALRLDDDGSEEIDGVHCKSRASGYHV from the coding sequence ATGGCGGGCAGCACGCGCGCGGCGCACAAGGCGTTCCTGCTGTGCAACTACACGCTGCTGGGGGCGGCGTCGGCGTGCATCTTCCTCACGCTCTCGCTCCGCCTCGCGCCCTCCGCGTGCGGCCTGCTCCTCGTCTTCCTGCACGCGCTCACCGCCGTCTTCGCCGCCGCGGGCTGCTCGGGCTCCTTCACCGAGGGCGGCGCCGGGGCCGGCCGTGCGCACGCCGCGCACACCGCGGGGGCCGTCCTCACTGCCATCTTCCAGGGCGCCGCCGCGCTACTCGCCTTCACACGGACCGCCGACTTCCTCGCCGAGCTGCGGTCCTACGTCCGGGAGGAGGACGGCGAGGTCATTCTCAAGCTCATCGGCGGGCTCGGTACCGCCATCTTCGTGCTCGAGTGGGCTGCGCTGGCGCTCGCGTTCGCGCTCCGGCTTGACGACGATGGCAGCGAGGAGATCGACGGCGTGCACTGCAAGAGCCGGGCGTCAGGGTACCATGTCTGA
- the LOC136513550 gene encoding ribosome production factor 2 homolog translates to MVAAIRVPKTQRARRELLKHAPKLVETSKKTLILHGTKTSAVLNSVLSDIYHLKRDNAVKYTKKNDNIRPFESGGESSLEFFSLKTDCSLIVYGSHSKKRPNNLILGRTYDHHIYDLVEVGVENYKSMESYVYDKKLAPKLGSKPFFAFIGEHFESAEELKHLKEVLLDLFRGEVVENLSLAGVDQIYVCTAISPTTVYMMHCALRLKRSGTSIPRMELVEVGPSMDLVVRRHRLPVESLKKEAMKTAEHAKKMKNVTKDPVQGKLGKVYMPDQQVGKLTLSNDIKGLKRERREAKKNKDDSKKQKVNPE, encoded by the exons ATGGTGGCGGCGATCAGGGTGCCCAAGACCCAACGCGCCAGGCGGGAGCTACTCAAGCACGCGCCCAAGCTC GTTGAGACCAGCAAGAAGACACTGATCCTCCATGGTACCAAGACTAGTGCTGTGTTGAACTCTGTGCTGTCAGATATTTACCACCTAAAGCGTGATAATGCTGTGAAATATACCAAGAAGAATGACAACATTAGGCCTTTTGAAAGTGGTGGAGAATCTTCTCTGGAATTTTTCTCCCTCAAGACAGACTGTAGCCTTATAGTG TATGGTTCTCATTCAAAGAAGAGGCCCAACAATCTGATTTTGGGAAGAACGTATGACCACCACATATATGACCTTGTTGAAGTAGGAGTTGAGAACTACAAGTCGATGGAGTCTTATGTTTATGATAAGAAGCTAGCACCAAAACTTGGATCGAAGCCTTTCTTTGCTTTCATAGGGGAACACTTTGAGAGTGCTGAagagctgaaacatttgaaagaAGTGCTGCTTGATCTTTTCAGAGGAGAG GTCGTAGAGAATCTAAGCCTTGCTGGTGTGGATCAGATCTATGTGTGCACTGCAATCTCTCCTACTACTGTCTACATGATGCACTGTGCTCTTCGTCTAAAAAGGTCAGGTACATCTATTCCTAGGATGGAGCTGGTCGAAGTTGGACCTTCAATGGATCTGGTTGTAAGGAGGCACAGACTTCCAGTTGAAAGCTTAAAGAAAGAAGCTATGAAGACTGCTGAACATGCTAAGAAG ATGAAAAATGTCACTAAGGATCCAGTGCAGGGCAAGCTGGGCAAGGTCTACATGCCAGACCAGCAG GTTGGAAAGTTGACCTTGTCAAACGACATAAAGGGACTAAAGAGGGAGCGCCGCGAAGCCAAGAAAAACAAGGACGACTCGAAGAAGCAAAAGGTCAACCCTGAGTAA
- the LOC136511091 gene encoding dynein axonemal assembly factor 3 homolog — protein MRDVRASPPPVPEDVRRRVINRAHAEAQKKRKDAKAAKRMKKILTREELDKRRRQQRKDGLPLEESPLPSLWMEGSDRDDEGEMGWGPLDHLPDVGETVPGASASSPASSPASSPALPVGGAAEVPLAAETTGTEVPGVSQAGATEAAAPRTIEAAVAGTGALAIAEATMAEVGAPETTEATMAEAGAPGTTEATMAEARALGTTNTDVIVAELPAQEVEMKAAEALAAPLVQGPLPLRESAREVEVLPISSDDTSRA, from the coding sequence atgagggacgtgcgcgcctctccgccgcccgttcccgaggacgtgaGGCGGCGGgtgatcaaccgggcgcacgccgaggcgcagaaaaagaggaaggacgccaaggcggcgaagcgcatgaAGAAGATCCTCACACGCGAGgaactggataagcgccgccggcagcaaaggaaggatggcctcccgttggaggaatccccattgCCATCGCTGTGGATGGAGGGCTCAGAcagggatgacgagggcgagatggggtggggtcccctggaccatctccctgatgtaggggagacggtgcccggggcaTCGGCTAGCAGCCCAGCCAGCAGCCCGGCCAGCAGCCCGGCGCTCCCAGTGGGCGGTGCAGCTGAGGTTCCCTTGGCCGCCGAGACCACCGGGACCGAGGTCCCCGGGGTTTCACAGGCCGGGGCGACGGAGGCTGCAGCGcccaggaccatcgaggccgctgTGGCAGGCACCGGAGCCCTTGCGAtcgccgaggccacgatggcggaggtcggagcccccgagaccaccgaggccacgatggcggaggccggagcccccgggaccaccgaggccacgatggcagaggccagagccctcggGACCACCAACACTGATGTGATCGTGGCGGAGCTGCCGGCccaagaagtggagatgaaggcggcggaggccttggcggcacccttggttcaaggcccgttgccgttgcgggagagcgctcgggaggtggaagttcttccgatctcctccgacgatacttcccgggcgtag